One part of the Hydra vulgaris chromosome 01, alternate assembly HydraT2T_AEP genome encodes these proteins:
- the LOC100200179 gene encoding ubiquitin carboxyl-terminal hydrolase MINDY-2 isoform X2, with the protein METCKLESDEDLVDCFTKERNDVLCNKGENKCTNSEEDNMEETVPNDNINKIEETKDCHLKSNDEILEKDFINDNVNEVSIDKSVVENFEYCSEPSCNKEERNLFIENNPTIIKQNDIYHLKWFEWKGEQAPIVTQNENGPCPLIAIGNVLVLARKITIPKMQQFITAKQLIEHIGDCILAEFPKFNESEEVQLNHAQNLEDAIDILHKLQNGIDVNVKFGGVTDFEFTRECIVFDLLRIGLYHGWLVEPQDEVTLKAVNGFSYNQLIDKIISKSDDSESLAESIAIEDFLSRTASQLTYHGLCELNLTIKEEELCVLFRNNHFSTLYKHKGELFILVTDQGFLTEPAVIWETFSNIEGDGQFVNSEFKSVVFESDKQTSKSISPTLSKRQSLCQEDRDYLIALQMQHDEQGLYSRSPSNDYSDSDRALAASLQTQENELASYPQQHSYQSPQENSSQSQNRTEASRNNDTQQGTKNKCCIL; encoded by the exons ATGGAAACTTGCAAATTAGAATCAGATGAGGATCTTGTTGATTGTTTCACAAAGGAAAGAAATGATGTATTATGTAACAAAGGTGAAAATAAATGCACTAATTCTGAGGAGGATAATATGGAAGAAACAGTACcaaatgataatataaataaaatagaagaaacaaaagattgtcatttaaaatcaaatgatgaaattttggaaaaagattttattaatgataatgtAAATGAAGTATCTATAGACAAAAGTGTAgttgaaaattttgaatactgTTCTGAGCCCTCATGTAATAAAgaagaaagaaatttatttattgaaaataatccaactattattaaacaaaatgatataTACCATTTAAAGTGGTTTGAATGGAAAGGCGAACAGGCTCCAATTGTCACACAGAATGAAAATGGGCCCTGTCCATTAATAGCCATTGGTAATGTTTTAGTTTTAGCAAGAAAAATTACTATTCCAAAGATGCAACAATTTATTACAGCTAAGCAGTTAATTGAGCACATAG gaGATTGCATTCTTGCAGAGTTTCCAAAGTTTAATGAAAGTGAAGAGGTACAATTGAATCATGCACAAAATTTGGAAGATGCTATAGATATTTTGCACAAATTGCAGAATGGAATTGATGTCAATGTAAAGTTCGGag GAGTCACAGATTTCGAATTTACTCGAGAGTGCATTGTTTTTGATTTGCTTCGAATTGGTCTTTATCATGGTTGGTTAGTTGAACCTCAAGATGAAGTTACATTAAAAGCAGTAAATGGGTTCAGTTATAATCAGCTCATAGACAAAATTATTAGCAAAAGTG ATGACAGTGAAAGTCTGGCCGAAAGTATTGCAATAGAGGATTTTCTTTCTCGAACTGCAAGTCAACTTACTTACCATGGTCTTTgtgaattaaatttaactataaaagaAGAGGAGCTGTGTGTTTTATTTAGGAATAATCACTTttcaacattatataaacacaAAGGTGAATTATTTATACTAGTAACAGACCAGGGGTTTCTTACTGAGCCAGCTGTTATTTGGGAAACCTTTAGTAATATAGAAGGTGATGGACAGTTTGTGAACTCAGAGTTTAAATCAGTAGTTTTTGAAAGTGATAAGCAAACATCAAAAAGCATATCTCCTACACTTTCAAAACGACAGTCTCTATGCCAAGAAGACCGCGATTATTTAATAGCATTGCAGATGCAGCACGATGAACAAGGTCTGTATTCGAGAAGCCCTTCTAATGACTATAGTGATTCTGATCGCGCCTTAGCAGCTAGCTTGCAGACGCAAGAGAATGAGCTTGCATCATACCCTCAACAGCATTCTTACCAGAGTCCTCAGGAAAATTCAAGTCAATCCCAGAATCGTACTGAAGCTTCGAGGAACAATGACACTCAACAAGGAACAAAAAACAAGTGCtgtattttgtga